A genomic window from Glaciihabitans sp. INWT7 includes:
- a CDS encoding folate-binding protein YgfZ, translated as MSELERPGAVDGVGSDSGVAAHYGNPLAEQRALAAGEAVVDLSHRAVLSISGVDRLSWINSLTSQSVTGLKPGQSSETLLLDATGRLEYAVRLLDDGVELWLLLEREEAPGLFAWLSKMVFTLRVEVHERTAEFATIGTLGSPEILVASPNGVPLVWIDPWSAVAPGGWQYAAVDHHPSEGWTYSEVLVPRAALQELELPLAGFLALEALRIAAWRPRLATEGDEKTIPHELDWLRSAVHLSKGCYRGQETVAKVHNLGHPPRRLVMLHLDGSDSVLPSPGDEVLLGDKSVGLVTSAARHFELGPIALAVVKRTADPLAEFAVRSEGILVPAAQEIVVPPEAGAAANVPRLPRLGAIPL; from the coding sequence TTGAGTGAGCTCGAGCGCCCAGGGGCGGTCGACGGCGTCGGATCCGACTCCGGTGTCGCCGCCCACTACGGCAACCCCCTTGCCGAGCAGCGCGCGCTCGCCGCGGGCGAGGCCGTGGTGGATCTGTCCCACCGGGCCGTGCTGTCCATCTCCGGGGTCGACCGTCTCAGCTGGATCAATTCGCTCACCTCGCAGAGCGTCACCGGCCTGAAGCCAGGACAGTCGAGCGAGACGCTGCTCCTGGATGCCACGGGCCGGCTCGAATACGCCGTGCGACTGCTCGACGACGGCGTGGAACTGTGGCTGTTGTTGGAACGCGAGGAGGCGCCGGGGCTCTTCGCCTGGCTCTCGAAGATGGTGTTCACACTGCGGGTCGAGGTGCACGAGCGCACCGCCGAATTCGCCACGATCGGCACGCTCGGGTCCCCCGAGATCCTGGTCGCTTCCCCGAATGGCGTGCCTCTCGTCTGGATCGACCCCTGGTCAGCCGTGGCTCCGGGCGGCTGGCAGTACGCAGCCGTGGACCATCACCCGTCCGAAGGGTGGACCTACAGCGAGGTGCTCGTTCCCCGCGCCGCCCTGCAAGAGCTCGAGCTTCCGCTGGCGGGTTTCCTCGCACTCGAGGCGCTGCGGATCGCGGCGTGGCGGCCGCGGCTGGCGACCGAGGGCGATGAGAAGACGATCCCCCACGAACTCGACTGGCTGCGCTCGGCAGTGCACCTCAGCAAGGGCTGTTACCGCGGACAAGAGACCGTGGCCAAGGTGCACAACCTCGGGCATCCGCCCCGTCGCCTCGTGATGCTGCATCTCGACGGCTCGGATTCCGTACTGCCATCGCCGGGAGACGAGGTGCTTCTCGGCGACAAATCCGTCGGGCTGGTGACCTCCGCCGCCCGACATTTCGAGCTGGGGCCGATCGCGCTCGCGGTCGTGAAGCGTACCGCCGATCCGCTCGCCGAGTTCGCGGTGCGGTCTGAGGGAATCCTGGTTCCGGCTGCCCAGGAGATCGTCGTGCCCCCGGAGGCCGGGGCCGCGGCCAACGTGCCACGGCTCCCCCGTCTCGGCGCGATCCCCCTCTAG
- a CDS encoding FABP family protein, protein MIDLPVNLPAELVPLSWLIGVWEGTGVVNYAVGEEIRNYEFGHRMSFTHDGLPHLNYTSYTWLLDDDLTPLATETGYWRLSRQATEGDPGPGLLQGVGIQPFTTARAVETLRNASDGFDIEVSILHPGGVSELYVGQVKGPRIDIATDAVMRSVTSKEHTASTRIYGLVDNHMLWAWDLAALGQELATHASGRLARLE, encoded by the coding sequence GTGATCGACCTCCCGGTCAACCTGCCCGCCGAACTCGTACCGCTCTCGTGGCTCATCGGGGTCTGGGAGGGCACCGGCGTTGTCAACTACGCCGTCGGCGAAGAGATCCGCAACTACGAGTTCGGGCACCGCATGAGCTTCACGCATGACGGGCTTCCCCACCTCAACTACACCTCTTACACCTGGCTCCTCGACGACGATCTCACTCCGCTCGCCACCGAGACCGGCTACTGGCGGCTGAGCCGCCAGGCGACCGAAGGAGACCCGGGACCCGGGCTGCTCCAGGGTGTCGGCATCCAGCCGTTCACCACCGCGCGCGCGGTCGAGACGCTGCGCAACGCATCGGACGGGTTCGACATCGAGGTGTCGATCCTGCATCCCGGCGGGGTCAGCGAACTCTACGTCGGTCAGGTCAAGGGGCCCCGCATCGACATTGCGACGGACGCCGTGATGCGATCCGTCACGTCGAAGGAGCACACCGCCTCGACCCGAATCTACGGGCTCGTCGACAATCACATGCTCTGGGCCTGGGATCTCGCCGCGCTCGGCCAGGAACTCGCCACCCACGCCTCCGGACGGCTGGCGCGCCTTGAGTGA
- a CDS encoding response regulator transcription factor, which produces MAQLLILTSAVNSDVLPALGLLSHRTRQIPAEPASLITAPSCDLILVDARQDLASAKSLCKILNTTGVNVPLLLILTEGGLTAVSADWGVDDVILETAGPAEVDARIRLVVGRQALDKTSNKIHASGVVIDEASYSAKVHGRPLDLTFKEFELLRFLATHPSRVFTREQLLSEVWGYDYFGGTRTVDVHVRRLRAKLGDLESLIGTVRNVGYRFNVYEDDTERLAQSVNS; this is translated from the coding sequence TTGGCGCAGCTGTTGATCCTGACTTCCGCCGTCAACAGCGATGTCTTGCCGGCTCTCGGACTTCTCAGTCACCGGACCCGGCAGATTCCCGCCGAGCCGGCGTCGCTCATCACCGCGCCGAGTTGCGACCTGATCCTCGTGGATGCCCGGCAGGACCTCGCGAGCGCCAAGTCGCTCTGCAAGATCCTCAACACCACCGGTGTGAACGTGCCCCTGCTGTTGATCCTCACCGAGGGCGGCCTCACGGCGGTGAGTGCAGATTGGGGTGTCGACGATGTGATCCTCGAGACGGCCGGCCCCGCGGAGGTCGATGCCCGCATCCGTCTCGTGGTGGGCCGCCAGGCACTCGACAAGACCAGCAACAAGATCCACGCTTCCGGTGTCGTGATCGACGAAGCGAGCTATTCGGCGAAGGTGCACGGGCGGCCGCTCGACCTCACCTTCAAGGAATTCGAGCTGCTGCGCTTCCTCGCCACCCACCCGTCCCGCGTCTTCACGCGTGAGCAGCTGCTCAGCGAGGTGTGGGGCTACGACTATTTCGGCGGCACCCGCACTGTGGACGTGCACGTGCGGCGACTGCGGGCGAAGCTCGGCGACCTCGAGTCGCTGATCGGCACCGTGCGCAACGTTGGATACCGCTTCAACGTATACGAAGACGACACCGAGCGCCTTGCCCAGTCCGTCAATTCCTGA
- the mshD gene encoding mycothiol synthase: protein MPSPSIPESLARLIERARDADGQPPFSDGALVDLRTGTRTMLELDHAAAVYSGTEAEFVVDPAQRGAGIGTRLLGQLLERCDPTVKIWAHGDHPAARALAASHGLVAMRELHQLRMPVPFPPAVASRFDRFRPGVDEESWVALNAKAFAFHPEQGSVTVADLTELEAEPWFEADDFIVSRDGGALTGYCWLKIEDGIGEFYVVGVDPDRQGEGLGRRLMAAGFALLADRGIRTAALYVESDNVPAIALYRSLGFTTHSVDIQYSRA, encoded by the coding sequence TTGCCCAGTCCGTCAATTCCTGAGTCCCTCGCTCGCCTGATCGAGCGGGCCAGGGATGCCGACGGCCAGCCTCCCTTCTCCGACGGCGCGCTCGTGGACCTCCGCACCGGCACCAGGACGATGCTCGAGCTCGACCACGCCGCAGCCGTCTACTCGGGAACGGAGGCCGAGTTCGTCGTGGATCCCGCTCAGCGCGGTGCGGGAATCGGGACCCGCCTTCTCGGACAGCTCCTCGAGCGCTGCGATCCCACCGTCAAGATCTGGGCGCACGGCGACCACCCCGCGGCGCGGGCCCTCGCGGCCAGCCATGGCCTCGTCGCGATGCGGGAACTCCACCAGCTGCGGATGCCGGTGCCGTTCCCCCCGGCGGTCGCGTCGCGCTTCGACCGCTTCCGTCCCGGCGTCGACGAAGAGTCCTGGGTCGCGCTCAACGCGAAGGCCTTCGCCTTCCACCCCGAACAGGGTTCCGTCACGGTCGCCGATCTCACCGAGCTCGAGGCCGAGCCGTGGTTCGAGGCCGACGACTTCATCGTGAGCCGCGACGGAGGAGCGCTCACCGGCTACTGCTGGCTGAAGATCGAAGACGGCATCGGCGAGTTCTACGTGGTGGGCGTCGATCCCGACCGGCAGGGCGAGGGACTCGGCCGTCGGCTCATGGCCGCCGGCTTCGCGCTCCTTGCCGACCGCGGCATCCGCACGGCCGCACTCTATGTGGAGTCCGACAACGTGCCGGCGATAGCGCTGTACCGCTCGCTGGGATTCACCACGCATTCGGTCGACATCCAGTACTCCCGGGCCTGA
- a CDS encoding RNA degradosome polyphosphate kinase, with protein MSNETYLGDAGLATDSLDDDDYESTWVDDGTLPPERYLDRELSWLAFNTRVLELAEDPELPLLERANFLAIFASNLDEFFMVRIAGLKRRILTGLAVPTNIGAAPTEVLAVIQDRAHELQARHALAFRELVKPDLDDAGIHIETWADLGQADRDSLDEIFAARIFPVLMPLAVDPAHPFPYISGLSLNLSIRVRNPKIGKDEFARLKVPPMLPRFVQLPDDGSGLLRFIPLEDLISNHLGDLFPGMEVLDHHEFRVTRNEDVVLEEDESENLIQTLERELLRRRFGPPIRLEITDDMDDLTLSLLVRELDITDSEVYRLPAPLDLGGLFELNKIDRPTLKYRKHVPTTASQLMPLEPNATPDIFGSIARQDVLLHHPYESFATSVQAFLEQAATDPDVLAIKQTLYRTSGDSPIVEALIQAAESGKQVLALVEIKARFDESANISWARKLEKAGVHVVYGLVGLKTHCKLALVIRQENGVLKHYSHIGTGNYNPKTSRIYEDYGLLTASATVGKDLTRLFNELSGYAIEKKFKRLLVAPLHLRKGLIKRIRIEADNARNGMPSGIRIKLNSIVDEAIIDALYRASEAGVPIELLVRGICGVKPGVEGLSGNIEVRSILGRYLEHSRIFSFINGGDPQVYIGSADMMHRNLDRRVEALVRLTSPDHLRQIEDLFDLAMSDDTAHWKLAADGSWTRHYRAEDGSLLEDMQNVLMRQVSQRKRTGVVR; from the coding sequence ATGAGCAACGAGACGTATCTTGGCGACGCCGGGTTGGCCACCGACAGTCTCGACGATGACGACTACGAGTCGACGTGGGTGGACGACGGCACTCTGCCCCCGGAGCGCTACCTCGACCGGGAGCTGAGCTGGTTGGCGTTCAACACCCGCGTGCTCGAACTCGCGGAAGACCCGGAGCTGCCGCTGCTCGAGCGCGCGAACTTCCTCGCGATCTTCGCGAGCAACCTCGACGAGTTCTTCATGGTGCGAATCGCCGGCCTCAAACGTCGCATCCTCACCGGGCTCGCCGTGCCGACCAACATCGGGGCCGCGCCGACCGAGGTGCTCGCCGTGATCCAGGATCGCGCGCACGAGCTGCAGGCCCGCCACGCCCTCGCCTTCCGCGAACTGGTGAAACCGGACCTCGACGACGCCGGCATCCACATCGAGACCTGGGCGGATCTCGGTCAGGCCGACCGCGACTCCCTCGACGAGATCTTCGCCGCCCGCATCTTCCCGGTGCTGATGCCGCTGGCCGTCGACCCCGCGCATCCGTTCCCCTACATCTCCGGGCTCTCGCTCAACCTGTCGATCCGGGTGCGCAATCCCAAGATCGGAAAAGACGAATTCGCCCGCCTCAAGGTGCCGCCGATGCTGCCCCGCTTCGTGCAGCTCCCGGATGACGGCAGCGGCCTGCTGCGCTTCATCCCGCTGGAAGACCTCATCTCCAACCACCTCGGCGACCTCTTCCCCGGCATGGAGGTGCTCGATCACCACGAGTTCCGCGTCACGCGCAATGAGGATGTGGTGCTCGAGGAGGACGAGTCGGAGAACCTGATCCAGACCCTCGAGCGCGAGCTGCTTCGCCGCCGCTTCGGTCCGCCCATTCGTCTCGAGATCACCGACGACATGGATGACCTCACGCTGAGCCTTCTCGTGCGCGAGCTCGACATCACCGACTCCGAGGTCTACCGGCTCCCGGCTCCCCTCGACCTCGGCGGACTGTTCGAGCTGAACAAGATCGATCGCCCGACCCTCAAGTACCGCAAGCATGTGCCGACGACCGCATCACAGCTGATGCCGCTCGAGCCCAATGCGACACCGGACATCTTCGGATCGATCGCCCGCCAGGACGTGCTGCTCCACCACCCCTACGAGTCCTTCGCGACGAGCGTGCAGGCCTTCCTCGAACAGGCGGCGACGGATCCCGACGTGCTCGCCATCAAGCAGACCCTGTACCGCACGTCCGGCGACAGTCCGATCGTCGAAGCGCTGATCCAGGCCGCCGAATCCGGCAAGCAGGTGCTCGCTCTCGTGGAGATCAAGGCCCGGTTCGACGAGTCGGCCAACATCTCCTGGGCGCGCAAGCTGGAGAAGGCCGGGGTGCACGTGGTCTACGGGCTGGTCGGGCTCAAGACGCACTGCAAGCTGGCGCTCGTGATCCGCCAGGAGAACGGCGTGCTCAAGCACTACAGTCACATCGGCACCGGCAACTACAACCCCAAGACCAGCCGCATCTACGAGGACTACGGGCTGCTCACCGCGAGCGCCACTGTCGGCAAGGACCTCACGCGGCTGTTCAACGAACTCTCCGGCTATGCCATCGAGAAGAAGTTCAAGCGACTGCTCGTCGCTCCCCTGCACCTGCGCAAGGGACTCATCAAGCGCATCCGCATCGAGGCCGACAACGCCCGCAACGGTATGCCGTCGGGCATCCGCATCAAGCTCAACTCGATAGTCGACGAGGCGATCATCGACGCGCTGTACCGCGCGAGCGAAGCCGGTGTGCCCATCGAGCTGCTCGTGCGCGGCATCTGCGGCGTCAAACCCGGAGTCGAGGGACTGAGCGGCAACATCGAGGTGCGGTCGATCCTCGGCCGCTACCTGGAGCATTCGCGCATCTTCTCCTTCATCAACGGAGGCGATCCGCAGGTTTACATCGGCAGTGCGGACATGATGCATCGAAACCTCGACCGACGGGTCGAAGCGCTCGTGCGCCTCACCTCCCCCGACCACCTTCGGCAGATCGAGGATCTCTTCGACCTCGCCATGTCCGATGACACCGCCCACTGGAAGCTCGCCGCCGACGGGAGCTGGACACGTCACTACCGGGCGGAGGACGGGTCGCTGCTCGAGGACATGCAGAATGTGCTCATGCGGCAGGTGTCACAGAGAAAGCGCACCGGAGTAGTGCGTTGA
- a CDS encoding NUDIX hydrolase yields MTLTGPAVVQAAGAVCWRETPTGIELLVIHRGDHADVSIPKGKVDPGETPPQTAVREIAEETGLAIALGAPLGSTEYTMPGGREKIVHYWSAEVSDEAIAGSTFVPNKEVASVEWLSVKAARAALSYDLDRDVLDRFSARAKARTIRTFPIIVLRHGRAVPPASWDGPDATRPLLHRGLEQSRNVAPAIAAWAPEKLISSTAARCLATIEPVAVLTGLPVKQSTGISQDAWEDGGGRVHKAVRKRLAAGVSAVLCSHGPVIPEIIAETAALTNTPLDAPLRRAGMLSTSEFTVMHVSSEHPDAPLVAVETHGPAFL; encoded by the coding sequence TTGACGCTCACCGGCCCCGCTGTCGTACAGGCGGCGGGAGCGGTGTGCTGGAGGGAGACTCCCACGGGCATAGAACTGCTGGTGATCCACCGCGGGGACCACGCGGACGTCTCCATTCCCAAGGGCAAGGTCGACCCGGGTGAGACTCCCCCGCAGACCGCCGTGCGCGAGATCGCCGAGGAGACCGGGCTCGCCATCGCGCTCGGCGCGCCGCTCGGATCGACCGAATACACCATGCCGGGAGGGCGCGAGAAGATCGTGCACTACTGGTCGGCGGAGGTGTCGGATGAGGCGATCGCCGGGTCGACCTTCGTGCCGAACAAGGAGGTCGCGTCCGTCGAGTGGCTGTCGGTGAAGGCCGCGCGGGCCGCCCTCAGCTACGACCTCGACCGGGATGTGCTCGACCGGTTCTCGGCGCGGGCGAAGGCCCGCACCATCCGCACCTTCCCGATCATCGTGCTTCGCCACGGTCGTGCGGTGCCGCCCGCCAGCTGGGACGGACCGGATGCGACGCGCCCGCTGCTGCATCGCGGGCTCGAGCAGTCCCGCAATGTCGCGCCGGCAATCGCGGCGTGGGCGCCGGAGAAGCTCATCAGCAGCACGGCAGCGCGTTGCCTCGCCACGATCGAACCGGTCGCCGTCCTCACCGGACTGCCGGTCAAGCAGTCGACGGGCATCAGCCAGGATGCCTGGGAGGACGGCGGCGGCCGTGTGCACAAGGCCGTGCGCAAGCGGCTCGCAGCCGGGGTGTCCGCGGTGCTGTGCAGCCACGGTCCCGTGATCCCGGAGATCATCGCGGAGACAGCCGCTCTCACGAATACGCCCCTCGATGCTCCCCTGCGCCGCGCCGGCATGCTGTCGACCTCGGAATTCACGGTGATGCACGTCTCGTCGGAGCATCCGGATGCCCCGCTCGTCGCCGTCGAGACCCACGGCCCGGCGTTCCTCTAA
- the pstS gene encoding phosphate ABC transporter substrate-binding protein PstS, which translates to MKFTHAASAGALALVAALALSSCASTPSTPAASTTPKASAAALDKTLTGTITAGGSSAQANAEAAWTAAFQAQVPGVTINYDKSQGSGGGVTNWLAGSYDFAGSDAPLSAEQQTSAAALCGTGGALNLPVYLDGVAVIYNLTGVSKLNLSSATLAKIFSLQVKTWNDPAIAADNPGATLPSTAITTVTRSDGSGTTQNFTNYLSEVQPSVWTSPASNKWPIAGSSAQQGGSGVVNTVKAGDGTIGYADHSAIGDLTAASIQVGTGKDFVAFSQKGATNAFTAAAVAADTTVKGDLAQKLDYTKITDKSAYPIPLVSYQIVCTTFKDAAQAKLTKAFIGYVASDIGQQITAKNAGSAPIPASMLASIQKSLALVK; encoded by the coding sequence GTGAAGTTCACTCACGCCGCTTCGGCGGGCGCACTCGCGCTCGTCGCCGCACTCGCACTCTCCTCTTGTGCAAGCACGCCAAGCACCCCCGCCGCGAGCACCACGCCGAAGGCAAGCGCTGCAGCACTCGACAAGACGCTCACCGGCACGATCACGGCTGGTGGATCCAGCGCACAGGCCAATGCCGAGGCAGCATGGACCGCCGCGTTCCAGGCCCAGGTGCCCGGAGTGACCATCAACTACGACAAGTCGCAGGGTTCCGGCGGTGGAGTCACCAACTGGCTCGCCGGAAGCTACGACTTCGCGGGATCCGATGCACCGCTCAGCGCCGAACAGCAGACCTCTGCTGCCGCCCTCTGCGGCACCGGCGGAGCACTCAACCTCCCCGTCTACCTCGACGGCGTCGCCGTTATCTACAACCTCACCGGGGTGTCGAAGCTCAACCTCTCGTCTGCCACGCTCGCCAAGATCTTCAGCCTGCAGGTGAAGACCTGGAACGACCCGGCCATCGCCGCCGACAACCCCGGCGCCACGCTCCCCTCCACCGCGATCACCACCGTGACCCGCTCGGACGGATCGGGAACCACCCAGAACTTCACGAACTACCTCAGCGAGGTCCAGCCCTCCGTCTGGACCTCCCCGGCAAGCAACAAGTGGCCGATCGCCGGATCGAGCGCCCAGCAGGGTGGATCCGGTGTCGTGAACACCGTCAAGGCCGGAGACGGCACCATCGGCTACGCGGACCACAGCGCCATCGGTGACCTCACCGCGGCGTCGATCCAGGTCGGCACCGGCAAGGACTTCGTCGCGTTCAGCCAGAAGGGCGCGACCAACGCCTTCACCGCTGCGGCCGTCGCCGCCGACACCACGGTGAAGGGTGACCTCGCGCAGAAGCTCGACTACACCAAGATCACCGACAAGTCGGCCTACCCGATCCCGCTGGTCTCCTACCAGATCGTCTGCACCACCTTCAAGGACGCGGCCCAGGCCAAGCTCACGAAGGCGTTCATCGGCTACGTCGCCAGCGACATCGGCCAGCAGATCACGGCCAAGAACGCCGGTTCCGCTCCGATCCCGGCGAGCATGCTCGCCTCGATCCAGAAGAGCCTCGCTCTAGTCAAGTAG
- the pstC gene encoding phosphate ABC transporter permease subunit PstC has product MSNTEAVPSPSATVSSGPRSPLGGSGPARVKSRPADRIFFGLSFASAVSIMVILAGVALFLIVQAAPAIAANWSSNTDLNSGPTSGYASFWSYVGPLIWGTLWVSLFALILGAPVAIGIALFISHYAPRRIAGVLGYLIDLLAAVPSIVFGLWGIIVIRPLLLPLTDWLNQNLGWIPIFSGQASTTGSTILSGAVVLAVMILPIISSISREIFLQTPRLHEEAALALGATKWEMIKLAVFPYARSGVVSATLLGLGRALGETMAIALIISPSIEVSTRILTEGQNSQTIAANIALNFPIANPLQRSALIGTGLMLFVISLAVNMLARFIVSRTNSGSTRRKPRAAKVSAQAIQPVSAATSTSSASIASPRSEGGTA; this is encoded by the coding sequence GTGAGTAACACCGAAGCTGTTCCCTCCCCGAGTGCCACCGTATCTTCCGGTCCCCGATCCCCCCTCGGGGGCTCGGGGCCGGCCCGCGTCAAATCCCGGCCCGCCGACCGCATCTTCTTCGGCCTGAGTTTCGCCTCCGCCGTATCGATCATGGTGATCCTGGCCGGGGTGGCCCTCTTCCTTATCGTGCAGGCCGCGCCCGCGATCGCCGCCAACTGGTCGAGCAACACCGACCTCAACTCCGGTCCAACGAGCGGTTACGCCAGCTTCTGGTCGTATGTCGGTCCGCTCATCTGGGGCACGCTCTGGGTCTCGCTCTTCGCCCTCATTCTCGGCGCCCCGGTCGCGATCGGAATCGCGCTCTTCATCTCGCACTACGCCCCGCGCCGCATCGCCGGGGTGCTCGGCTACCTCATCGACCTGCTCGCGGCGGTGCCGTCGATCGTCTTCGGCCTCTGGGGCATCATCGTGATCCGCCCCCTGCTGTTGCCGCTCACCGACTGGCTCAACCAGAATCTCGGCTGGATCCCCATCTTCAGCGGCCAGGCGTCCACCACCGGCTCGACGATCCTCTCAGGGGCCGTCGTGCTCGCGGTGATGATCCTGCCGATCATCAGCTCGATCTCCCGTGAGATCTTCCTGCAGACCCCGCGACTCCACGAAGAGGCCGCCCTCGCCCTGGGCGCGACCAAGTGGGAGATGATCAAGCTCGCGGTCTTCCCCTACGCCCGCTCCGGCGTCGTGAGCGCGACCTTGCTCGGCCTCGGCCGTGCGCTCGGCGAGACCATGGCGATCGCGCTCATCATCTCGCCCTCGATCGAGGTCTCGACCCGCATCCTCACCGAGGGCCAGAACTCGCAGACGATCGCCGCGAACATCGCCCTCAACTTTCCCATCGCCAACCCGCTGCAGCGCTCCGCGCTCATCGGCACCGGCCTCATGCTGTTCGTGATCTCACTCGCGGTCAACATGCTCGCCCGCTTCATCGTGTCGCGCACGAACTCGGGCAGCACCCGCCGCAAGCCGCGCGCAGCGAAGGTCTCGGCTCAGGCCATCCAGCCAGTCTCGGCCGCGACCTCCACCTCCTCCGCGTCGATAGCATCCCCCCGATCCGAAGGAGGCACGGCATGA
- the pstA gene encoding phosphate ABC transporter permease PstA — translation MTAAVQSGTRKPQGPMTNALTTGQLPRFVEFYVLAGALVISAGALLLMGFNWGGWIFVSIIVYLVGLAALSTVAENRRKAVDRIVRSLVSIAFLLAIAPLISTLYTVTAKGIGQLNWAFISQTGGAVFNAETLKVTVTSGALQAIVGTLEITGIAAIMSIPIGILTSIYLVEYAQPQQWMARTVTFLVDVMTGIPSIVAGLFAFALSTLIVGPKAFSGFSASVALSVLMIPIIVRACEEMLRLVPNDLREASFALGVSRFSTIVKIVLPTAIAGIITGVMLAIARVIGETAPIFIAASFTDNFNANPFSGPQQTLPVLAYTGYKFPSQDIAASNASAWGAALLLILIVVILNIIARIIARTFAPKGAR, via the coding sequence ATGACCGCCGCAGTGCAGTCCGGCACTCGCAAGCCCCAAGGGCCGATGACCAACGCCCTGACGACAGGCCAGCTGCCCCGATTCGTCGAGTTCTACGTGCTCGCCGGGGCCCTCGTCATCAGCGCCGGAGCGCTCCTCCTCATGGGATTCAACTGGGGCGGGTGGATCTTCGTCTCGATCATCGTCTACCTCGTCGGACTCGCGGCCCTCTCCACGGTGGCCGAAAATCGGCGTAAGGCCGTCGACCGCATCGTGCGCAGCCTGGTGTCCATCGCCTTCCTCCTCGCGATCGCCCCGCTGATCTCCACGCTCTACACCGTGACAGCGAAGGGCATCGGCCAGCTCAACTGGGCCTTCATCTCGCAGACCGGAGGTGCCGTCTTCAACGCCGAGACGCTCAAGGTCACCGTCACCTCCGGCGCGTTGCAGGCCATCGTCGGAACTCTCGAGATCACCGGTATCGCGGCGATCATGTCGATCCCGATCGGCATCCTCACCTCGATCTACCTCGTCGAGTACGCCCAGCCCCAGCAGTGGATGGCGCGCACCGTCACATTCCTCGTCGACGTGATGACCGGCATCCCCTCGATCGTCGCCGGGCTCTTCGCGTTCGCACTCTCGACCCTCATCGTCGGCCCCAAGGCGTTCAGCGGTTTCTCGGCCTCTGTCGCGCTGTCGGTGCTGATGATCCCGATCATCGTGCGAGCGTGCGAGGAGATGCTGCGGCTGGTGCCGAACGACCTGCGTGAGGCATCCTTCGCGCTCGGCGTCTCGCGCTTCTCCACGATCGTGAAGATCGTGCTGCCCACGGCGATCGCGGGCATCATCACCGGCGTCATGCTGGCCATCGCCCGGGTCATCGGCGAGACCGCCCCCATCTTCATCGCGGCGAGCTTCACCGACAACTTCAATGCCAACCCGTTCAGCGGGCCGCAACAGACGCTGCCCGTGCTGGCCTACACCGGCTACAAGTTCCCGAGCCAGGACATCGCGGCATCCAACGCCTCGGCCTGGGGTGCTGCCCTGCTACTGATCCTCATCGTCGTTATCCTCAATATCATCGCCCGCATCATTGCCCGGACTTTCGCCCCCAAGGGCGCCCGGTAA
- the pstB gene encoding phosphate ABC transporter ATP-binding protein PstB, whose amino-acid sequence MSKRIEVNDLNIYYSDFLAVEGVSISIEPRTVTALIGPSGCGKSTFLRTLNRMHEVIPGAHVEGEVIIDGNNLYGEGVDPVLVRRQVGMVFQRANPFPTMSIRDNVLAGVTLNNRKLSKGDGDALVERSLQGANLWNEVKDRLDKPGMGLSGGQQQRLCIARAIAVSPDVLLMDEPCSALDPISTLAIEDLIEELKLDYTIVIVTHNMQQASRVSDRTAFFNIAGTGKPGKLIEYNDTNTIFSKPSVQATEDYVSGKFG is encoded by the coding sequence GTGTCCAAGCGCATTGAAGTGAACGATCTCAACATCTACTACAGCGACTTCCTCGCGGTGGAAGGCGTGTCGATCTCGATCGAACCCCGCACCGTGACCGCCCTGATCGGGCCGAGTGGATGCGGCAAGTCCACGTTCCTTCGCACGCTCAACCGCATGCACGAGGTGATCCCCGGCGCTCACGTGGAGGGCGAGGTCATCATCGACGGCAACAACCTGTACGGCGAGGGCGTGGATCCGGTGCTCGTGCGCCGCCAGGTTGGCATGGTCTTCCAGCGCGCCAACCCGTTCCCCACGATGTCGATCCGCGACAACGTCCTCGCCGGCGTCACCCTCAACAATCGCAAGCTCTCCAAGGGCGACGGCGATGCCCTGGTCGAGCGGTCCCTTCAGGGGGCCAACCTGTGGAACGAGGTCAAGGACCGCCTCGACAAGCCTGGAATGGGCCTCTCCGGCGGCCAGCAGCAGCGCCTGTGCATCGCGCGGGCCATCGCCGTCTCCCCCGACGTGCTGCTCATGGACGAGCCGTGCTCGGCGCTCGACCCGATCTCGACTCTCGCCATCGAAGACCTGATCGAGGAGCTCAAGCTCGACTACACGATCGTGATCGTGACGCACAACATGCAGCAGGCCTCCCGGGTGTCGGACCGCACCGCATTCTTCAACATCGCCGGCACCGGCAAGCCGGGAAAGCTCATCGAGTACAACGACACCAACACCATCTTCTCGAAGCCGAGCGTTCAGGCGACCGAAGACTACGTCTCCGGCAAATTCGGATAG